Proteins from a single region of Candidatus Woesearchaeota archaeon:
- a CDS encoding cell division protein SepF: MKDFFLQLKDKLTRPADAEEHNPSDYVEVQNAGQKEEHSRVLVKPFVMQEFEDIKDVLDALREGSTIALINIKPLKDKDLVELKRAIGKLRKTCEAIDGDIAGFGEDYVVAVPYFARIHRSNTVEE, encoded by the coding sequence ATGAAGGACTTTTTTTTACAATTAAAAGACAAGTTAACAAGACCAGCCGATGCCGAAGAACACAATCCCTCGGATTATGTTGAAGTGCAAAATGCTGGACAAAAAGAAGAGCATTCAAGAGTTCTTGTAAAACCATTCGTGATGCAAGAATTTGAAGACATTAAAGATGTACTTGATGCGCTTCGTGAAGGCTCAACCATTGCGTTGATTAATATCAAACCTTTGAAAGATAAAGATTTAGTAGAACTTAAACGTGCTATTGGTAAACTTCGTAAAACCTGTGAAGCAATCGACGGCGATATTGCTGGATTTGGCGAAGACTATGTTGTCGCTGTTCCTTATTTCGCACGTATTCATCGCAGTAATACAGTAGAAGAATAG